The DNA sequence CTTGCATCGTGGCGATGTTTATGCCGAGATTGCCGAGCGCGGTGCCGACGCGGCCGATCGCCCCGGGGCGGTCTTGGTGTTTGACGTACAGCAAGTGGCCGTCCGGTAGCAAGTCGATGCTGTAGTCGTTAATTTTTACGATGCGTGCCCCGAATCCGTTCACGAGGGTGCCAGCGACGCGATGTTCTTCGCGCGACGTGCGGATGTGGACGGTAATTAAGTTCGTAAAAGCGCGACTAGCGGAGGAGCGCTGTTCCGTGACGTCGAGGCCACGCGCTTTTGCCAGTAGCGGTGCATTGACGTAATTGACGTCTTGCAAGTAGCACGATAACGCCCCTTTGAGGATCATGCGCGTCAGTGGCGACGTGTCGAATTCGTTCAGGTCGCCGGCGTACGTAATCGTCATTTGTTCTAATGCGCCATTCGTCGCTTGGACGACAAAACTGCCGAGCTTTTCTGCTAATTGTTGGTATGGCTCGATTTGCGCCTGTAGTTCGGCTGGCACGGACGGTAAGTTGACCGCGTTTTTAAACGTTTCCCCGCGCAGGACGTGTAACACTTCTTCCGAGACGTCGATAGCGACATTTTCTTGTGCTTCGACGGTGGATGCGCCTAAGTGCGGCGTGACGATAACACGGGGGTGGGCGAGCAGCGGATTCGTTTCTGGCGTGGCCGGTTCACTCTCGAATACGTCGAGGGCGGCGCCGGCGACTTTGCCCGCTTCGAGTGCCGCGAGCAGCGCCTGTTCGTCGACGATGCCGCCGCGGGCGCAGTTGAGAATGCGTACACCGTCTTTCATTTGCGCAAAAGCTTGCTCGTCGATTAAGTGGCGCGTTTCTTTAATTAACGGCGTATGCACCGTAATAAAGTCGCTCTCGCGATATAACTGGGCAAGATCCGTTTTCGCAATGCCGAGCTGTTTAGCCCGCTCCTTCGTCAAATACGGGTCAAAGCCGAGGATGGTCATACCGAACGCTTTTGCCCGTTTCGACACTTCGGTGCCGATGCGACCCATGCCGACGACGCCAAGCGTTTTGCCACGCAATTCGACGCCGACGTACGCTTTGCGATCCCACTTCCCGCCTGTAAGGGAATGGTACGCTTGCGGGATGTTGCGCGCTAAGGCGAGCAGCATGGCAAACGTGTGCTCTGATGTGGAGACGGTGTTGCCGTCGGGGGCGTTGAGGACAATGACGCCGTGCTCGGTGGCGGCGCGCACGTCGATGTTGTCGACGCCGACGCCGGCGCGTCCGACGACTTTTAAGTTTTTTCCTGCTTCAAGTACGGCGGCGGTCACTTGCGTCTGACTGCGCACGAGCAACGCGTCGAAAGGGGCGATCACTTCGAGCAGTTCCTCTTCGCTGAGGCCGATTTTTTTCACTAAGTTGACGTCTTCTGCCTTGATCAGTTGCTGAATGCCGTGTTCACTTAACGGATCTGTCATGAGGACGTTATACATGTGCCCATACCTCCTCGGCTGCTTGTACACCACGTCCCAGTTCAATCGGGACGTGCAATTTTTTTAGTGCGACTTCGAGTGTGGCGATGACGGCGAGAATGTCGCCCGGTTCACAGTAACCCATATGCCCGATGCGGAAGATTTTTCCTTTCAAATGTTGTTGTCCACCGGCGACGACGACGTTTAGTTGGCGCAGTGTTTGCCGCAATGTTTCGACGTCAAAAGCGTCCGTGCCGTACAGCGACGTGACGGTCGGCGACGCTGCTTCGTCCGTCGTCATGAGCGGCAGCTCGAGCGCGCGGGCGGCGGCACGCGTCATGTTCATCATCAGATTGTGGCGGGCGATCACTTGCGCAAGGCCTTGTTCTTCGAACATATCTAGCACTTCCCCCAACCCGAACAACAGTGAGACAGCGGGTGTGTACGGGGTAGTGTGCTTGGCAAGACTTTTTCTGTAGGTGCGTAAGTCTAAGTAGAAGCGAGGGGTGTCGTTTTGTTCGATCACTTGCCACGCTTTCTCACTGACGGCGACTAAGGCGAGACCGGCGGGTAGCATGAGTGCTTTCTGCGAGCCGGTGACGACGATGTCGATGCCCCAATTGTCCATCTCGAGCGGGACGGCGCCTAGGCAGCTGACAGCGTCGACGATGCTGAGTGCGTCCGTTTCTTCTCGGATCACTTTCGCGAGTTCCTGTACCGGGTTGAGCACGCCAGTTGACGTTTCACAGTACGTCATAAAAACAGCTTTACTCTGCGGGTGTTGTTGCAAATGCGTGCGCAATGTATCCGGTGTGCAGGCTTCGCCCCATGGAATGTCGAGGCGGTGCACGGTACAGCCGTACGTTTCTGTCAGTTTAGCGAAGCGGTCGCCGAAGGCGCCGGTAACGACGACGGTCACTTTGTCGCCGGCAGCCACCGTATTTGCGACAGCGGCTTCGAGCGCGGATGTGCCGCTCCCCGTTAAGATGAGGACGTCCTGTGCCGTGCCAAATAGCGGGCGCAACTTAGCGCTACACTCGGCGATGAGCGCGGAGCAGTCGGCGCTGCGGTGGCCGATCATCGGTCGGTTCATCGCTTGTTGGACGC is a window from the Numidum massiliense genome containing:
- the serA gene encoding phosphoglycerate dehydrogenase; the encoded protein is MYNVLMTDPLSEHGIQQLIKAEDVNLVKKIGLSEEELLEVIAPFDALLVRSQTQVTAAVLEAGKNLKVVGRAGVGVDNIDVRAATEHGVIVLNAPDGNTVSTSEHTFAMLLALARNIPQAYHSLTGGKWDRKAYVGVELRGKTLGVVGMGRIGTEVSKRAKAFGMTILGFDPYLTKERAKQLGIAKTDLAQLYRESDFITVHTPLIKETRHLIDEQAFAQMKDGVRILNCARGGIVDEQALLAALEAGKVAGAALDVFESEPATPETNPLLAHPRVIVTPHLGASTVEAQENVAIDVSEEVLHVLRGETFKNAVNLPSVPAELQAQIEPYQQLAEKLGSFVVQATNGALEQMTITYAGDLNEFDTSPLTRMILKGALSCYLQDVNYVNAPLLAKARGLDVTEQRSSASRAFTNLITVHIRTSREEHRVAGTLVNGFGARIVKINDYSIDLLPDGHLLYVKHQDRPGAIGRVGTALGNLGINIATMQVGRRDIGGQAIMLLSVDKQVPEDLLATLSDIEGIDSVTEIDLL
- a CDS encoding pyridoxal-phosphate-dependent aminotransferase family protein, which gives rise to MFKDKFRLHTPGPTPIPPRVQQAMNRPMIGHRSADCSALIAECSAKLRPLFGTAQDVLILTGSGTSALEAAVANTVAAGDKVTVVVTGAFGDRFAKLTETYGCTVHRLDIPWGEACTPDTLRTHLQQHPQSKAVFMTYCETSTGVLNPVQELAKVIREETDALSIVDAVSCLGAVPLEMDNWGIDIVVTGSQKALMLPAGLALVAVSEKAWQVIEQNDTPRFYLDLRTYRKSLAKHTTPYTPAVSLLFGLGEVLDMFEEQGLAQVIARHNLMMNMTRAAARALELPLMTTDEAASPTVTSLYGTDAFDVETLRQTLRQLNVVVAGGQQHLKGKIFRIGHMGYCEPGDILAVIATLEVALKKLHVPIELGRGVQAAEEVWAHV